CGTGTTCGTGGAGTACTACCAGTCCGAGAGCGGCGACGGGCCGGGCGTGGTGATGGGCGAATGGCTGCGCGGTGCTGCGGCCGGCCGGATGACGCTGACCCTGCTCGGTGCCTGCCTCGTGCTGCTGCTGGCCCGTGGCCGACGCACACTCGCCCCCGTCTACCGCGTGCGCGAGGAGCGACGCTCGGCACTCGAGCACGTGGATGCCCTCGCCACGGCCTGGCGGACGGTGCGCGGCACGCGGACGGTGGCGCGCATGCTGGCGCGCGGGATCCGTCGCCGGCACGCCGCCGGCCGGTGGCGAATGCTCGACGACGCACAGTTCCTGTCCGCACTCGCTGAACGGCATCCATCGATCGCGGGCCAGACGGCGCAGCTCACCGCCGCCCTCGCCGTGCCACCGTCCCCCGCCGACCTGCCCGCGCTGCGCCGGGCGGCAGCGCAGATTGATGCCGAGTGTCTCGCGCCGTGACCTGCGACACGCGTGCCCCCCGCCCCCGCCCCTCCGCCTGAACCATGACCACGCCCGAGATGCCGTCTCCGTCCGCCGACGCCGTCGCCGCACTGCGCACCGCCATCCGGCGCCGCATCGTGGGGCAGGACGTCGCCATCGACGAACTCCTCGCGGCCCTGCTCGCGCGCGGGCATGTGCTGCTGGAAGGGGTGCCGGGCGTGGCCAAGACGCTGCTGGTGCGCGTGGTGGCGGCTGCGGCCGGCGTGCGCTTCGGCCGCATCCAGTTCACGCCCGACCTGATGCCGGCCGACATCACCGGCACCTCGGTGCTGCGCGGCGCCGATGGCCGGTTCGAATTCCGCCCGGGTCCCCTCTTCACCGACCTGCTGCTGGCGGACGAGATCAACCGGGCGCCGGCGAAGACGCAGGCCGCGCTGCTGGAGGCGATGCAGGAGAAGCAGGTGACGGTGGACGGCACACGGCACGACCTGGGCGCGCGATTCACCGTGGTGGCGACGCAGAACCCGGTGGAGTTCGAGGGCACCTATCCGCTGCCCGAGGCGCAGCTCGACCGGTTCCTGGTGAAGGTGCGTGTCGGCTACCCCGCGGCCGACGACGAACTGGCGATGCTGCAGGCGCACGCGCGCGGCGACGACCCGGAGCGGGCGATGGCCGGCGACGGATTCGCCATCAGCGCCACGGCGTTCGACGCGCTCCGCGACGCCACCGATCGCGTGACGATCGCGCCGGAGGTGGTGGCGTACATCGCCGCCGTGGTCCGGGCCACGCGGGACGATCCGGCGCTGGCCCTTGGGGCATCGCCGCGCGCCGCCGTCGCACTGCTGCGCATCTCGCGCGCGGCGGCCGTGCTGGCAGGGCGCGACTTCGTCACCCCCGATGACGTGAAGGGCCTCGCGCCGGCGGCGCTGCGACACCGCCTGATCCTGAGCCCGGAGCTGGACGTCGAGGGGCGCACCACGGACGACGTGCTGGCGGCCGTGCTGCTGCGCGTGCCTGCGCCGGCCTGACCGGTGCTGCGCCGGCTGTTCGCCTTCCTCACCCGCTTCGTCCCGACGCCGCGGCTGGCGCTCTGGCTGGCGCTGGCGGCGCTCGCGTGGGTGCTGCCGCTGCCGGGCAGCCTTCCGGTCGTCAGCGCGGCGGCAGCGATCGCGCTGGTGCTCGGTGCGGCGCTGTGGGATGCAGTGCAGCTCCCCTCGGCACCGGCCCTGTCCGTGACGCGTGCGGCACCGGCGCACCTGGGGTCGGGTGACGACGACACCGTGACCTACACGCTCTCCTCGGCGTGGCCTCAGGCCGCGCGGGTGCAGCTGGCCGAGCGCGTGCCGGCTGCGCTGGGCGGTGACGGTGTCCGCACGCACGCGCTGGTGGTGCCTGCGCTGGGCGAGGTGACGACGGCCACCGCGATCCGGGGGCTGCGACGCGGTCCCGCGGCGCTGGGACCGATCGCGCTGCGGATACATGGTCCGCTGGGCCTGGTGGATGCCATTCGCGACATCCCGCTGGACGACGTGATCGAGGTGGTGCCGTCGCTGTCACAGGTGACGCGCTTCCGCCTGCTCGCCGTGCAGCGCCGCCTGAGGGACGCCGGCGTGCGGCAGGTGCGGCGCCGCGGCGGCGGGCTGTCGTTCGATGCGCTGCGCGAGTACGTGCCGGGCGACGACCCCCGGCACATCGACTGGAAGGCCACGGGGCGGCGCGGGGCGGCGCAGGTGCGCGAGTACACCGTGGAACAGGGCCAGAGCGTGATCATCGCGCTCGACGCCGGCCGGCTGATGACACAGATGGCCGGCGACCGCTCGCGCTTCGAGTACGCCATCAACGCCTGCCTGGTGCTGGCCGACGTGGCAGTGCAGGGCAAGGACAAGGTCGGCCTGCTGGTCTTCGACGACCAGATCCGCGGCTGGGTGCCGCCGACGGCCGGCACGGCGGCGGTGCGTGCGATCCGGCACACCTTGGCCGGCAGCGAGGCGCGGCCGGTGGAGCCGGACTACGCGCTCGCGTTCCGCACGCTGGCGCAGCGCCAGCGGTCACGCGCGCTGGTGATCTGCCTCAGCGACGTGGTGGACGTGCGCGCGAGCCGCGCGGTGGTGACGCAGACGCGACACGCGGCGCTGCGCCACATCACGGTGTTCCTCGCGCTGCGCAACGATGCACTGGTGGCCGCAGCACAGCCGGCCGCAACGGGGGGAGAGGGCGAGGCGTGGCGCGGGGCCGCGGCCGAATCGCTGCTCGACGCACGCGCCGAGGCGCTGGTGCGGATGCGGCGGACCGGAGTGCAGGTGCTGGACGTGCCGCCGCAGGCGATGAGCGCCGCGCTGGTGAACCGCTACCTCTCGGTCAAGGCGCGCGGGGAGCTGTAGCGGCGGGCGTACCGGCGGGCTCGCGGCCCCCCGAGAGGTACCAGGCCATGCCGATCGCGGTGATCAGCGCCGTCGCGAACTTGGCGCTGTCGGGGAGGCGCGACGGCGAGATGTTCCCCTCGATGATGCCGGCGAGGATCAGGAAGAGCACGACGCAGCTCACCAGGTGGAGCGAGCGCACGCCGTTGGCGGCGAGTGCCTCGCGCCGCGTCCGGTCACCCGGCACGAGGATCGCGGTGGCCAGCAGCAGGCCGGCGCCGCCGGCGAGGCAGATGGCACTGAGCTCCAGCACGCCGTGCGCGGCGACGAAGCCGAAGATCTGGCCGCCGATGCCCCGCGTGATGTAGAGGCCGACGCCGGCGCCGATGGCGGACACACCGTTGCTGACGAGGGCGAAGACGGTGAGCAGCCCCGCCGTGACGCCGCCGGCGAAGGCGATGAGCGCCACCTTGATGTTGTTCGTCATGAGGAACGCGGAGAGCACGGAGCCTTTCTGCTCCTCGCCGTCGGGGAGGTAGTCGGCCCCGGTGTTGCCGCGGCGCTGCCCTTCCTCGGCCCGCGCGATCATTCCCGGCGGGAGCATGCGCTCGGCGAGGGCCGGATTGCGGACGATCGCCACCACCGTGCCGACGGCGGGGACGAAGAGCAGCAGCGCCGCCACCAGCACGTGCCGCCAGCTGCGCCGCACCTCGCGCGGCACGTCGTGCGCGATGTAGCGCAGCAGGCGCTCGATGCCCTGCGACGGGCGGCGGTAGAGGAGGTTGTGTCCGGCCGAGACGAGCCGCGAGAGGGTGAACACCTCGTCGCCGCCGCGGCCGCGATCGGCGGTGCGCAAGCGGGCCAGGTCGGTGGCCACCTCGCGATACGACTCGACGAAGGCGGTGACCTCATCCTCGCCCATGTGGTGCAGCCCGCGGCTGCGGGCCTGCGTGATCGCGGTGGCGAAGGCCTCCCAACGCGGGCGTCCCTCGGCCACCACGGCCCATTCCTCGCGGCGCGTGCCGCCGGTGCTGGGCGCCGGCCCGATGCGCCGGCGTGCCGCCACCTCGCGCTGGTGCAGGATGCGCAGTGCGGCGACGGGATCGGTGCGGACCTCGACGCCGAGCCGCGCCACCAGTGCGGCAGACAGCCGGGCCCGCGAGGGATCGTCGAGCGTGGCTTCGCGGGCCACGAAGCGATCGAGGAGCGCGAACTGCTCGTCGTCGAGCGTCGCGGTCACGGCGGCGCCGTCGTCACCGACCGCCGTGGCCCGCGCGCGCGGGCGGGCGTGACGGAGGAGGCGTTCACGCACCACGATCGTGCCGGCCACGAGGTCGCCCAGGCGCTGGTTCCGCTGGTTGGCGATGATCGTGAGCATGCCGGCGAAGTAGCCGAACGGCAGGAAGTCGACGAAGCGCAGCAGGTTGCGCGCGGCACTCGGGCCAAGGTCGACCCCGCCGCCGCCATTGCGCACGACGCGCAAGCCGAGCAGGCGCTTGCCCGGCGTCTGGCCATCCCAGACCGCCTCGAAGACGACGAAGTAGCCCCAGATGATGCAGAACTGCGCGAGGATCGCGGCGGCACGCAGCCAGTTGTCGGCCAGCGCCGCCACGCCCGGGAAGAGCCGCGCGAGCGAGGCGGCGGCATACCATCCGGAGCCGCTCAGCAGCAGCATCAGGATCAGGTCCACGAGTGCGGCGGCGCCGCGGGTCCCGATGCCGGCCAGGGTGTACGAGACGACGACCTGCTCCGGCGTCTCGACCTCGACGGTGGCATCGAGCGCAGGGCGGGCGCGGGTCACGGCAGCAGGCATGCGCGGATTCTAGCAGGGGCAAAGGCAGGGCGGGGTGCCGACGCCTCGTGTCGACACCCCGCCCGGGCCAGCCCGTCGCGCGAGGCGACGGCGCGCGTGACTAGCGCTTCTTGGCCGCCTTCTTCGTGGCCTTCTTGGCCACCTTCTTGGTGACCTTCTTGGCGGCCTTCTTCGGCTTCGGGGCGGCGGTCTTGCCGTTCACGAAGCCCTTCAGGCTGGCCCCGGCCTTGAACTTCGGGGCCTTGCTGGCGGCGATCTTCACCTTCTCGCCGGTCTGCGGATTGCGGCCGACACGCGCATTGCGCTTGCCGAGGCTGAAGGTGCCGAAGCCGGTGATGCCGATCTTGTCGCCCTTCTTCAGCGACTTGGCAATGACCCCCTCGGTGGCGTCGAACAGCTCCTTGAGGACGCCGTTGGCCTGCTTCTTCGAGAGACCGACGTTGTCGACCAGCGCGGTCACCATCGCTACTCTGCTCATATCCCTTATCTCCTCTGTCGGATGACACGTGATTCCGCGCCAATGGCGCAGGGGGAAGCTGGCAAAGCGTGCAACTTTCTGCAAGCGGGGTAAGGGTTTCTCGTGATTCCGCGCGCGGGCGGCGCTGGACACGGCCGGGCGCCGGCGTCCGGAAACCCTTGCGCCGACTGGGCTGGAGCCGTTTCACGACCTGCAGGTCGGGTGGGCACGACCGGCCCGCCGGCGGGTATCTTCGCCGGTGTGCATCCGGCGATCCCGGACGCATCTCGCTGCTGTCGCGCCCCGACGGGCGCGACGTGACCCATGCCGGAGTCGAAATGAAGAACAGGAACCGTCGCACCTCGCACGCGTCGTCGCTGCTGCTCAGCGCGCTCATGTCGGCCCCGCTGCTCGGGCAGCAGGGGACCACGCCACCGGCCCCGCCCACGATCGAGGTGACCGGCAACGGCGAGGCGAAGGCGACCCCCGACCGGGCGCTGGTGATGGTCGGCGTCCAGACGCGCGGCCGCACCGCCGCCATCGCCGGCCAGGAGAACGCGCGCGTGGCGACGGCGATCCTCGAGGCCGTGCGCGCCGCCGGCATCGCCCGCGAGCAGGTCAGCACGCTGAACTACCACGTGGCGCCGTCGTACCGGTACTACCCCGATGGCCGCAAGCCCGAACTCACCGGCTACGATGCCTCGAACACGGTGCGCGTCGAGGTCCGCTCGCTGGACCTCGTCGGCAAGGTGATCGATGCCTCGCTGGCGGCCGGCGCCACGAACATCAACGGCGTCTCGTTCTACGCGTCGCAGCTGGACGCGGTGAAGCGCGACGCGATGGCGCGCGCGACCACCGATGCGCGGCTGACGGCGGAGGTGATCGCCAAGGCGGCGGGGGGCACCCTGGGTCCGCTCCAGTCCGTGACGAGCCAGATGGGTGAAGCGCCGCGGCCGTACCCGATGATGGCGATGGCGGCACGGGCCGCCAGTGATGCCCCCACGCCGATCGAGGCCCCGACCGAGCAGACGGTGCAGGCGACCGTCGTCGCGCGGTTCACGTTCATTCCCGCCGCCCCGCCCCGCTGATGCGCCGCCGTGCTCCCGTCATCGTCCTGGGCGCCCTGCTGCTGGCCGGCCGCTCGCTGCCGGGCCAGGTCCCGGTCGCCGAATACGCCGCGCGGCGCGCCGCACTCGGTGCGATGACGGGGGACGGGGTGACCGTGGTGCTCGGCCGCGGCGAGCCGGCCCACGACTTCGAGACCTTCTCGCAGTCACCCGACCTGCGCTACCTGACCGGCTGGACACAACCGAACGCCGCCCTGGTGCTGGTCCGCACGAACGGCGCGCAGCGTGAGCTGCTCTTCGTGGCACCGCGCAGTGCCGCCGAGGAAGTGTGGACCGGGCCGCGACCGTCGCTCGCCGATGCCGCCCGGATGGCCGGCCTGCCGGTGCGGGACGTGCGCGAGTTCACCGCCACCTGCGATTCCCTGCTGGCGGCAGGCAATGCGATGCGCATCGTGGGCGAGTTCCGCGGCGCGGCGACGGCGGCCGGCGAGTCCGTCACGAACGACCGCGTCTTCCTCGACGCACTCGCGCAGCGGCACCCGGGCGCGCGCGTGTCGCAGGACGAGCGCAGCCTGCTGCTGCTCCGGGCACGGAAGAGCGCGGCGGAGATCGCCCTGCTGCGCTCGGCGATCGCCATCACCGTCCAGGCCCACGAGGACGTGATGCGCATGGTGACACCGGGCTGGAACGAATTCGAGGTGCAGGCGCTGGTGGAGTACACCTTCCGGCGCAACGGCGCCGAGCGCCCGGGGTTCACGAGCATCACGGGATCGGCCGACAACACCACCACCCTGCACTACTGGCAGAACGACCGGCCGATGCGCGACGGCGAGTTGCTGCTGATGGACATCGGCGCGAGCTACGCCGGCTACAGCGCCGACGTCACCCGCACCGTCCCGCTGAGCGGACGGTTCACGGCCCCGCAGCGGGCGATCTACGAGCTCGTCCGCCGTGCGCAGGTGGCGGGTGAGCAGGCGACGAAGATCGGCGCACCGCTGAACGCGCCGAACGAGGCGGCGTCCGAGGTGCTCGCGCGCGGGCTGGTTTCGCTTGGCCTGATGGAGTCCCCGACGGCGACCTACGACTGTGACAGCACCGGCCAGCGCACCTGCCGGCAGCTCGGCCTCTACTACATGCACGGGCTCGGGCACGGTATCGGGCTCGAGGTGCACGACCCCGACATCGCCTACTTCAGCACCTGGAGCGAGGGCAGCGTGATGACCATCGAGCCGGGGATCTACGTTCGCCGGAACCTGGCCGAGGTGCTCCCGGACACGCCACGGAACCGGGCGCTGCTGGCTCGCCTCCAACCCGCGCTGGCGACGTACGCCGGGATCGGCGTGCGGATCGAGGATGACTACCTGCTCACCGCCGCGGGGCTGGAGTGGTTGTCGAAGGCGCCCCGTGAGGTGGCGGAGGTGGAGGCGGCGATGCAGGCACCGCGTGCGAGCGCGCCGCGGCCCCGCGATCCCGCGCTGGTCGAGCGATACCGCCGCGCGCTGCCGTGAACGGGGGCGGGGGCCCGCCGCACCCGGGACGTCGCGCAACGCGGCGTTCACGGGTAGCGTAGCACCACGCGCCGGCCCGGGGCCGGACTGCGTCCACGCCTGCCTCACCCGCCCATGACCGCACCCAGGTTCCTGCTCGCCGTCGTCGCCACCGTCGCGGTGGCCCTGCCCACTGCGGCGCAGGCTCCCGTCCGCGCCACACCGGCGCGCCCCGACCTGATCGTCACCAACGCGCGCATCTACACGGCGGACGACGCCGCCCCGATGGCCGAGGCGATGGCGATCGGCGGCGGGCGGCTGCTGTTCGTGGGCAGCGCCCTGGAGGCGATGGCGCTGAAGGGACCGGCCACCACGGTCGTGGATGCCGCCGGCCGCACGGTCATTCCCGGCATGACCGACGCCCACGCCCACCTCTTCGGGCTCGGGGTGACGCTCCGCCAGGTGGACCTCACCGGCACGCGTTCCTTCGCCGAGGTCATCGCGCGCGTGTCGGCACGCGCCGCCACGCTGCCGAAGGGCACACCCGTGCTCGGCCGCGGCTGGGACCAGAACGACTGGAGCGACACGCGACTCCCCCTGCACGCCGCACTGAGTGCCGCCACGCCGGACCATCCGGTGGTGCTGGAGCGCGTGGACGGACACGCCGTGATCGCGAACGCGGTGGCGATGGCGAAGGCGGGGATCACCGCCGCGAGCCGCGATCCCGAGGGTGGCCGCGTACTCCGGGACGCGCAGGGTGCGCCCACCGGCGTGCTGGTGGACAACGCACAGGAGCTCATCGAACCCGCGACGCGGGGCGCGGATGCCGGCAATCCCCGCGAGATCCTCAGGAATGCCGTGCGCGAGGCGAACCGGTGGGGGCTGACCGGCGTGCACGAGATGGGCGTGTCGCCGGCGGTGGTGGGCACGTACGAGGCGGCGGCGCAGGCGGGCGAGCTCACGCTGCGCGCCTACGTGCTGCTGTCGGGTGACAGCGCCACACTGGCCTGGGCGTGGGCGAAGGGGCCGCGGAGTGCGCTCCACGACAGCCGGCTCTGGGTGCGCAGCATCAAGCTGTACGGCGACGGCGCGCTCGGCTCGCGCGGCGCGGCCCTGCTCGACCCGTATGCCGACGATGCGGCCAACAACGGCCTGCTGGTGATGCAGCCCGACTTCATCCGCGGCGTGAGCGAGCGCGCCCTGCGCACGGGATGGCAGGTGGCCACGCACGCCATCGGCGACCGCGCCAACCGGCTGGCGCTCGACGCCTACTCCGCGGCGCTGAAGGCCGTGCCGACGGCCGACCACCGTTTCCGGATCGAGCACTCGCAGATCATCCACCACGACGACATCGGGCGCTTCGCGACGCTGGGCGTGATCCCGAGCATGCAGGCCAGCCACCAGACGAGTGACATGTACTGGGCCGGCAACCGTCTCGGCACCGAGCGGCTGCGCGGCGCCTATGCCTGGCGCTCGCTGCTGGCCACCGGCGTGATCATCCCGAACGGCAGCGACTTCCCGGTCGAGATGGTCAATCCCCTGATCAGCTTCCATGCCGCCGTCGCCCGGCAGGATGCCGACGACTTCCCGGTCGGGGGGTGGTACCCCGAGCAGCGCATGACGCGCGAGGAGGCGCTGCGCTCGATGACGATCTGGCCCGCCCGGGCGGCGTTCCAGGAGGCGGTGCTCGGCTCGCTGACCGCGGGCAAGCTCGCGGACTTCGTTGTGCTGGACCAGGACATCATGCGCATTCCCGCGGAGCTGATCCTGCGCACCCGGGTGCTGCAGACCTGGGTGGGGGGGAGCAAGGTGTACGAGGCCGCGGCGCGCTGAACGTCACCCCGGGCGGGGCTCACGCGTCCTCTCCGGCACCCGATGGTTCCCACCCGCAACTAGCTTGACGTCATGCTCAACGATTCCTCCATCGCGTTCCTCAAGACGCTGCTCGACACCCCTGGCCCGTCGGGCTTCGAATCCGCGCCGGCGAAGGTCTGGCGCGCCGAGGCGGCGGGGTTCGCCAGCGTCCGCGCGGATGTCATCGGCAACTCGATTGCCGAAGTGGCCGGCAGTGGCGGCCCGACGATCCTGCTCGCCGGCCACATCGACGAGATCGGGGTGATCGTCACCTGGATCGATGACAACGGCTTTGCCTACATCGAGGGGATCGGCGGTTGGGACACGCAGGTCCTGGTGGGTCAGCGCATCCGCTTCCTCGGCCGCGCGGGCGAGGTGTACGGGGTGGTCGGGAAGAAGCCGATCCACCTGATGAAGCCGGAGGAACGCGAGAAGGTCACCAAGTTCGCGGACATGTGGGTGGACATCGGCGCGACGACACGCGACGAGGCCGCCGCCCGCCTCTCGGTGGGTGACTGCGGCGTGCTGGACGCGAAGGTCACCGACATGCCGAACAACCGCATCGTGTCGCGCAGCATCGACGACCGGATCGGGGCGTTCATCGTGCTGGAGGCATTGCGCCGGTACGCGGCGCAGCCGGGGGCGGCGCGGGTGGTGGCGGTGGCGACCTGCCAGGAGGAGATCGGCTACTCCGGTGGTGGCGCGCGCGTGGCCGCGCAGGCCATCGGGCCGCAGATGGCAATCGCGGTGGACGTGACCTTCGCCACCGACCATCCCGGGATCGAGAAGAAGGAGGTGGGTGAGCACAAGCTGGGGGGCGGGCCGGTGCTGACGCGCGGCAGCGTCACCAGCCCGGTGGTGTTCCGACTGATGCGCGACACGGCCGACGCCCTCGGCATTCCCTACTCGCTGCACGCCGCGGGACGGGCGACCAGCACCGACGCCGACGCGATCCAGCTCGCACGGGATGGCGTCGCGACGGGCCTGGTGTCGATCCCGAACCGCTACATGCACTCACCGAACGAGATGGTGAGCCTGGACGACCTGGACCGCGCGGCGACGCTGATCGCCGAGGTCTGCCGCCGGGTGACCCACGAGACGGACTTCACCGACCGGTGACACGCGCCAGCCCGCTGCGCCACGGCGCGGCGGGTCGCGCCATTCCCGCCTGAACCGCATGCCGCTGCACTGCTGGTCGTCGCCGCGCTATGCGATCACGCTGCCTGACGGCCACCGCTTCCCGATGGCGAAGTACGCGCTGCTCCGCGAGGGCGCGCTGGCGCAGGGGCTGGTGTCGGCCCACCGCCTGCACGAACCGGCGCGCGTGGCACACGAGGACCTGCTCCGCGTGCACACCGGCGCCTACGTGGCGGGCGTGGAGCATGGCACCCTCGATCCCGCACACCAGCGCCGCATCGGGTTGCCGTGGAGTGCGGCGTTCGTGGAGCGCGCCTTCCGCGTGGTGCAGGGCACGGCAGAGGCGTGCGCACATGCCGTCCGGCACGGCATCGCGATGAACCTGGCCGGTGGCACGCACCACGCCTTTCCCGACCGCGGCGAGGGATTCTGCGTGTTCAACGACGTGGCCGTGGGCATTCGCCGGCTGCAGGCGCAGGGCGTGATCCGCCGCGCCTGCGTGGTGGACCTGGACGTGCACCAGGGCAACGGCACGAACGCGGTGTTCACCGACGACGCCACGGTGTACACCTTCGACATGCACGGCGCGCGGAACTTCCCGTTCCACAAGGTGCCGGCGTCACGGGACGAGCCGCTGGACGACGGCACGGACGACGCGGCGTACCTCGCGCGCCTGGGCGCGGCGCTCCCGGACGTACTGCGCGAGTCGCGCCCCGACCTGGTGGTGTACCTGGCTGGCGCCGACCCGCACGAGGGCGACCGGCTGGGACGGCTCCGCCTCACGTTCGAGGGGCTCGCCCAGCGCGACGAGCTGGTGCTGCGCACCTGCCGCGAGATCGGCCTGCCAGTCTGCGTCACGATCGCCGGCGGATACGGGCGCGACATCACCGACACCGTGCGCGTGCACCTGCAGACCGTCGCCATCGCGTCCAGGTTCGCTGACTGAACTGCAACTGCGTAAACGCAAAGTCGCAAAGCGGCCTGCGGCCGCCGCAAAGGAACAGGGCGCCCTGCGCGCGACTCGCGACGTCTGCGTGGGCTCGTGTTGAACTGCCGAGGGAACTTCGGTGGCAGTTGCAGTTCCCTCAGCCATCCCGACGCCCCTCGTTGCGCAGAGTCCCGCTCCCGGCGCAGAAGGCCGGCCCCTTTGCGGCGGCCGCAGGCCGCTCTGCGACTTTGCGTTGAGGCAGTTGCAGTTCGGGTAGATTGCAGAATGCCGATCACCATCCCGGAGCCGCGTGAGAGCGGCATGACACGCACCACCGACGTGCCGCTGTACTGGTGCCGCCACGGGCGCGCGGGTGCGACCCCGATGGTCGTGCTGCATGGCGGGCCGGGGGCGAGCCACGACTACCTGCTGCCGCAGTTGCTGATGCTGGCCACGCTGGGCGACGGCTTCGACCTGGTGTTCTACGACCAGCGCGGCGGAGGGCGGTCGAAGACCGACGACCCGACGCCGGTGACGGTGGACACGCACGTGGCAGACTTTGCGGCGGTGTGCGCGGAACTCGGCGTGACGGGAGCACCGGTCGTCGGCTATTCGTGGGGGGCGCTGCTGGCACTGCACGTGCTGGTTGCCGCACGGGAGACGGCTGCGACGCTGCCGCCATGGCACGTGCTGATCTCGCCGGCACCGTTCCTCCCCGCCGATCGCGCCGCGTTCGACGCCGAGTTCCAGCGCCGGCAGCTCTCGCCTGCCGTGGCCGGCCTGCGGACCGCGCTGCAAGCATCGGGACTGCGCGAGGCGGATCCGGAGGCGTACCGGCAGCGGGCGTTCGAGCTGAGCGTGGCAGGCTACTTCGCGCACCCCGAGCGCTCGTCCAACCTGACGCCGTTCCGGGTGCAGGGCCGGGTGCAGCAATCCACCTGGGCGAGTGTGGATGGGGTGGCGCTGCTCCCCGCCCTGGCCGGGATCGGCCTGCCGGCACTGGTGGTGCACGGCACCCGTGACCCGATCCCGCTGTCGAGTGCGCGCGCCACCGCGGCCGCGCTCGGCGCCACCTTCGTCGAACTGGACGACTGCGGTCACGTCCCGTACGTCGAGCAGCCCGCGGCGCTCCGCGCGGCGCTCGAGGGCTTCGTGGCAACCCGGAGCGCCTGAGGCGCGCACGCGGCGGGAAGGAATCGTGAGGGGCCGGCTGTAGATTGCCGGCATGGAAGCCCGCGCCGCTGCCCACGTGCTCGCCGAGATCGCGACCCTGCGCCAGCTCCGCGGCGAGGCGGCGGAGGGCGCCGCACGGTTCGACGCCGCCTCGCGCCTGCTGGGAACGCACCCGACGCGTGCGCTGGCCGACGTGATCGCGGAGGGCGACTTCCCGCCGGACGTGCTCGACGTGCTCCGGGAGCTGGCCGCCGACGGCGATTCATCCCTGCTGGACGACCTGCGCGAAGACACGCCGGAAGGGCTGCAGGAGATGCTCCGCGTGCCGGGCCTGGGCCCGACGACGATCCAGCGCGTGCATGCCGCGCTGAGCATCGAGACGCTGCAGGAACTGGAAGACGCGGTGCGCGATGGTCGGCTCGGCGCCCTGCCGCGCTTCGGGCCGCGGCTCGTGGAACGGGTGCGGAACGGCATCGCTCAGTTGCGCGCGACCGGCGCCCCCGTGCTGCTGCCGCACGCCGATGCGGAAGCCGCGCGCCTGCGCCAGGAGGTTGCGGCGACACCGGGCGTGTCGCGCGTGGCGGTCAGCGGCGCGCTCCGGCGACGCGCCGAGACCGTGACGGAGCTGGTGCTGGTGGTGGAGTGCAGCGGGCAGCCGCGTGACGTCGCGGCGCGGCT
The sequence above is a segment of the Gemmatimonadaceae bacterium genome. Coding sequences within it:
- a CDS encoding aminopeptidase P N-terminal domain-containing protein is translated as MRRRAPVIVLGALLLAGRSLPGQVPVAEYAARRAALGAMTGDGVTVVLGRGEPAHDFETFSQSPDLRYLTGWTQPNAALVLVRTNGAQRELLFVAPRSAAEEVWTGPRPSLADAARMAGLPVRDVREFTATCDSLLAAGNAMRIVGEFRGAATAAGESVTNDRVFLDALAQRHPGARVSQDERSLLLLRARKSAAEIALLRSAIAITVQAHEDVMRMVTPGWNEFEVQALVEYTFRRNGAERPGFTSITGSADNTTTLHYWQNDRPMRDGELLLMDIGASYAGYSADVTRTVPLSGRFTAPQRAIYELVRRAQVAGEQATKIGAPLNAPNEAASEVLARGLVSLGLMESPTATYDCDSTGQRTCRQLGLYYMHGLGHGIGLEVHDPDIAYFSTWSEGSVMTIEPGIYVRRNLAEVLPDTPRNRALLARLQPALATYAGIGVRIEDDYLLTAAGLEWLSKAPREVAEVEAAMQAPRASAPRPRDPALVERYRRALP
- a CDS encoding amidohydrolase; translation: MTAPRFLLAVVATVAVALPTAAQAPVRATPARPDLIVTNARIYTADDAAPMAEAMAIGGGRLLFVGSALEAMALKGPATTVVDAAGRTVIPGMTDAHAHLFGLGVTLRQVDLTGTRSFAEVIARVSARAATLPKGTPVLGRGWDQNDWSDTRLPLHAALSAATPDHPVVLERVDGHAVIANAVAMAKAGITAASRDPEGGRVLRDAQGAPTGVLVDNAQELIEPATRGADAGNPREILRNAVREANRWGLTGVHEMGVSPAVVGTYEAAAQAGELTLRAYVLLSGDSATLAWAWAKGPRSALHDSRLWVRSIKLYGDGALGSRGAALLDPYADDAANNGLLVMQPDFIRGVSERALRTGWQVATHAIGDRANRLALDAYSAALKAVPTADHRFRIEHSQIIHHDDIGRFATLGVIPSMQASHQTSDMYWAGNRLGTERLRGAYAWRSLLATGVIIPNGSDFPVEMVNPLISFHAAVARQDADDFPVGGWYPEQRMTREEALRSMTIWPARAAFQEAVLGSLTAGKLADFVVLDQDIMRIPAELILRTRVLQTWVGGSKVYEAAAR
- a CDS encoding M42 family metallopeptidase, which gives rise to MLNDSSIAFLKTLLDTPGPSGFESAPAKVWRAEAAGFASVRADVIGNSIAEVAGSGGPTILLAGHIDEIGVIVTWIDDNGFAYIEGIGGWDTQVLVGQRIRFLGRAGEVYGVVGKKPIHLMKPEEREKVTKFADMWVDIGATTRDEAAARLSVGDCGVLDAKVTDMPNNRIVSRSIDDRIGAFIVLEALRRYAAQPGAARVVAVATCQEEIGYSGGGARVAAQAIGPQMAIAVDVTFATDHPGIEKKEVGEHKLGGGPVLTRGSVTSPVVFRLMRDTADALGIPYSLHAAGRATSTDADAIQLARDGVATGLVSIPNRYMHSPNEMVSLDDLDRAATLIAEVCRRVTHETDFTDR
- a CDS encoding histone deacetylase, which produces MPLHCWSSPRYAITLPDGHRFPMAKYALLREGALAQGLVSAHRLHEPARVAHEDLLRVHTGAYVAGVEHGTLDPAHQRRIGLPWSAAFVERAFRVVQGTAEACAHAVRHGIAMNLAGGTHHAFPDRGEGFCVFNDVAVGIRRLQAQGVIRRACVVDLDVHQGNGTNAVFTDDATVYTFDMHGARNFPFHKVPASRDEPLDDGTDDAAYLARLGAALPDVLRESRPDLVVYLAGADPHEGDRLGRLRLTFEGLAQRDELVLRTCREIGLPVCVTIAGGYGRDITDTVRVHLQTVAIASRFAD
- a CDS encoding alpha/beta hydrolase, which encodes MPITIPEPRESGMTRTTDVPLYWCRHGRAGATPMVVLHGGPGASHDYLLPQLLMLATLGDGFDLVFYDQRGGGRSKTDDPTPVTVDTHVADFAAVCAELGVTGAPVVGYSWGALLALHVLVAARETAATLPPWHVLISPAPFLPADRAAFDAEFQRRQLSPAVAGLRTALQASGLREADPEAYRQRAFELSVAGYFAHPERSSNLTPFRVQGRVQQSTWASVDGVALLPALAGIGLPALVVHGTRDPIPLSSARATAAALGATFVELDDCGHVPYVEQPAALRAALEGFVATRSA